The Comamonas sp. 26 DNA window TTGAAATTCCTCTGGCTGACGCCCTGAAGGATGCGCAGGAAGTGGCCGAGCTGCAAAAGCAGACCGGTCTGGTCGCCATGGTGGGCCACACCCGCCGCTTCAACCCCAGCCACCAGTGGGTGCACAAGAAGATTGAAGCCGGTGAGTTCAACATCCAGCAAATGGATGTGCAAACCTACTTCTTCCGCCGCACCAACATGAATGCGCTGGGCCAGGCCCGTAGCTGGACCGACCACCTGCTGTGGCACCACGCTGCCCACACCGTGGACCTGTTTGCGTATCAAGCGGGCAGCCCCATCGTCAAGGCCAATGCCGTGCAAGGCCCCATCCACAAGGATCTGGGCATTGCCATGGACATGAGCATTCAGCTCAAGGCCGCCAACGGTGCCATCTGCACCTTGAGCCTGTCGTTCAACAACGATGGCCCTCTGGGAACCTTCTTCCGCTACATCGGCGATACCGGCACCTACCTGGCCCGTTACGACGACCTGTACACCGGCAAGGAAGAGAAGATTGATGTCTCCAACGTCGATGTGTCCATGAACGGTATCGAGCTGCAGGACCGCGAATTCTTCGCTGCCATCCGCGAAGGCCGCGAGCCCAACTCCAGCGTGCAGCAAGTGTTCAACTGCTACAAGGTTTTGCATGACCTGGAGCAGCAACTGAACGCCGAGTAAGTTCGGGTGATGGATTGATGCAGACAAAGGCCGGGGCTCGCTCCGGCCTTTTTTGCTTCCATGTTGATAGCTGCCAGCGCTTTATCCCATTGGGCTATCGGCTATAAATGCTTTAATTTTGTAAATTCTAAGGAGTCTCCGTGCAAAACCGAGCACTAGGCCCATTCAGCGTGGCGAACGTCGCGCTGGGCTGCATGAATTTCTGCCACGCGTATGGCAGCCCAGTCTCCAGCGAGCAGTCTCACTCCGTGCTGCACGCGGCCCTTGATGCGGGCGTGACGATGTTCGACACCGCTGCGCTTTATGGCTTTGGTGCCAGCGAATCGCTGGTCGGCCCCGTGCTCAAGCCTCACCGCCAGCGCATCACTCTGGCCAGCAAAGGCGGCATGGCCGGCGTGCGTGGCGACGATGGCGTCATGCGCC harbors:
- a CDS encoding Gfo/Idh/MocA family oxidoreductase, which codes for MSKTIKVALAGAGAFGIKHLDGIKNIDGVEVVSLVGRRLDQTQEVADKYGIKHVCTDLADALALPEVDAVILCTPTQMHAEQSIACLKAGKHVQVEIPLADALKDAQEVAELQKQTGLVAMVGHTRRFNPSHQWVHKKIEAGEFNIQQMDVQTYFFRRTNMNALGQARSWTDHLLWHHAAHTVDLFAYQAGSPIVKANAVQGPIHKDLGIAMDMSIQLKAANGAICTLSLSFNNDGPLGTFFRYIGDTGTYLARYDDLYTGKEEKIDVSNVDVSMNGIELQDREFFAAIREGREPNSSVQQVFNCYKVLHDLEQQLNAE